The following are encoded in a window of Saccharothrix longispora genomic DNA:
- a CDS encoding glutamate ABC transporter substrate-binding protein, with amino-acid sequence MALAPLRALVATCSAALVLISCSTGDDTTLAGKASGSGRLTIAVAYDQPGLGLRRLDGTFRGFDVDVARYVAKELGVEEAGITFTEALPSEREKLLTEGKVDLVVSSYSITEKREEVIDFVGPYFQAGQDLLVRMTDVRITGPESLDGLRLCSVANTTSAQFVRDQFAQSVELVEYPNFSDCVTALLAEQVDTMTTDDVILAGYAAQNPELLRVVGKPFSEEHYGIGMRKGDPASKAKVTEAVRKMMDSGEWRRSLEANVGDSGYAIPDPPKLAG; translated from the coding sequence ATGGCTCTGGCACCGTTGCGCGCCCTCGTGGCGACGTGTTCCGCCGCGCTCGTCCTCATTTCGTGCTCCACCGGTGACGACACGACCCTCGCCGGCAAGGCGAGCGGTTCCGGCAGGTTGACCATCGCCGTCGCCTACGACCAGCCCGGCCTCGGCCTCCGCCGCCTCGACGGCACGTTCCGCGGCTTCGACGTCGACGTCGCCCGCTACGTGGCGAAGGAACTCGGTGTGGAGGAAGCCGGGATAACGTTCACCGAGGCATTGCCTTCGGAGCGCGAGAAGCTGCTCACGGAGGGCAAGGTCGACCTGGTGGTCTCCAGTTACTCCATCACCGAAAAGCGCGAGGAGGTCATCGACTTCGTGGGTCCGTACTTCCAGGCGGGACAGGACCTGCTCGTGCGGATGACCGACGTCCGGATCACCGGGCCGGAATCGCTCGACGGGCTGCGGCTGTGCTCGGTCGCCAACACCACGTCGGCCCAGTTCGTGCGCGACCAGTTCGCCCAGTCCGTCGAACTGGTGGAGTACCCCAACTTCAGCGACTGCGTCACCGCCCTGCTGGCCGAGCAGGTCGACACCATGACGACCGACGACGTGATCCTCGCCGGGTACGCCGCGCAGAACCCCGAGCTGCTGCGGGTCGTGGGCAAGCCGTTCAGCGAGGAGCACTACGGCATCGGCATGCGGAAGGGCGATCCCGCCAGCAAGGCGAAGGTGACGGAGGCCGTCCGGAAGATGATGGACTCCGGCGAGTGGCGCAGGTCGCTGGAGGCCAACGTGGGTGACTCGGGTTACGCCATCCCGGACCCGCCGAAGCTCGCCGGGTGA
- a CDS encoding GntR family transcriptional regulator, translating to MPASHFVPQYRADGPVRAGIPEHGRIPRYYAVKTELLWLVDALGEGSALPSERDLAERFSVSRVTLRQAIGELVLEGKLLRRQGSGTFVAPPKLVQPLSLVSYTDGMRRQGVAPARSVITVEHLPADEVLARDLRVERGDVVVHLERVLLADDERIGLESTYLSAARFPTLLDVFDPTTSLYACLRERLGVVFAEAEERVETVLATPREALLIGTNPALPMLLLHRVSHDDGGNPIERVRSLYRGDRFSFMARLRSE from the coding sequence GTGCCCGCATCGCATTTCGTGCCCCAGTACCGCGCGGACGGCCCCGTTCGCGCGGGCATCCCCGAGCACGGTCGGATACCGCGCTACTACGCGGTCAAGACCGAGCTGCTCTGGCTGGTGGACGCGCTGGGGGAGGGCTCCGCGCTGCCGTCGGAGCGGGACCTCGCCGAGCGCTTCTCTGTGTCGCGGGTGACCCTGCGCCAGGCGATCGGCGAGCTGGTGCTGGAGGGCAAGCTGCTCCGCCGCCAGGGCAGCGGCACGTTCGTCGCGCCGCCCAAGCTGGTGCAGCCGCTGTCGCTGGTCAGCTACACCGACGGCATGCGGCGGCAGGGCGTCGCCCCGGCGCGCAGCGTGATCACCGTGGAGCACCTGCCCGCGGACGAGGTGCTGGCGCGCGACCTGCGGGTGGAGCGCGGCGACGTGGTGGTCCACCTGGAGCGGGTGCTGCTGGCCGACGACGAGCGGATCGGCCTGGAGTCGACCTACCTGTCGGCGGCGCGGTTCCCGACGCTGCTCGACGTGTTCGACCCGACCACCTCGCTGTACGCGTGCCTGCGGGAACGGCTCGGCGTGGTGTTCGCCGAGGCCGAGGAGCGGGTGGAGACCGTGCTGGCCACGCCGCGCGAGGCGCTGCTGATCGGCACGAACCCGGCGTTGCCGATGCTGCTGCTGCACCGCGTGTCCCACGACGACGGCGGCAACCCGATCGAGCGGGTCCGCTCGCTCTACCGGGGCGACCGCTTCAGCTTCATGGCCCGGCTGCGCTCCGAATGA